The Aquidulcibacter paucihalophilus genomic interval CCTGTTCATCCGGGTGATCGGTGGATCGGACAATTTCGGGCAGGACATCGCCCAGGCCTTCCACGGCTTCTTCGGGGCCGGCCTCACCCTGATCGGGGCGGCGACCCTGGCGGCGGCGATCTTCGAGCATCAGGGCATCCGGCCGGCGTTCCTGACCAGATGGCGGGTGAAGGATCTCGGGGCCTTCGGCCTGGCCGATCCGGCGGCCTGGGGCATGTCGATGACGGGAACGGAGCCGGCGCAGGCCACGAAACCGTCCTGGATGCCGCGACGTCGGGCCAGGGCCTGGCCGGGCGGGGAGTATCTGTTCTCTTTCCTCGCCACCGGCATGTTTGTGCTGTGGTGGATCGGAGCGATCCATTTCCCCGGCTTGATGTCGGTTGAGCTTCGCGGCGAGGACGCGGTGGTCAGCGGCGCACCGATCTGGTCGATCCTGTTCGGGCCGATCCTGCTCTACGCCTTCGCCCAGATGGCCGTGGACCTGGCCAGCCTGGTCCGACCCTATGCCGTCCGGGCGCGGGCGGCGGCCCGGATCGTTGTCGCCGGTGCCGGCCTGTGGCTGACCTGGGTCATCTTCGAGGCGGGGCACTGGTTCACCCTGACGCGTGACGGGGAGACCGCCCGGATCGCCGGCGACTGGACCATGCTGGACTTCGATACCCTGCGAAATCTGGGCGACGGCGCGCGGGATCTGGTCGGTATCGCCAGCACCCTGTCGGTGGTGATGGTCTGGGTTCTGGCCATCTCCGCGATCAGCCTGGCGTTCAGGGTCCTTGCTGACCTGGGGCGGCTGGCGCGGGGTATGTAAGCAGGCCGCGATCAGAAGGCTCCGCCTTCTCGATCCGACGCGGCCCGGCACGGCCATGTCCGAAAACCGCGAGACTTCCATGGCCGCAGCGATCATTCTGCGGTCATGGAAAACGCCGGCGAACTCGATCAGGAGGCCTGCTATCGCGCCGTGCTGACGCGCGATGCGCGGTTCGACGGGCGGTTCTTCGGCTGTGTGAAGACCACGGGCATCTACTGCCGTCCGGTCTGTCCGGCACGGACGCCGAAGCGGGAGAACATGTTCTTCGTGGTCTCGGCCGCGGCGGCCGAGGAGGCGGGCTTTCGCGCCTGTCTGCGCTGCCGCCCGGAGACGGCCCCCGACATGGGGGCGTGGCGGGGCACCTCGAACACCGTCAGCCGGGCCCTGGCCCTGATCGAGGCGGGGGCGCTGGATGAGGACGATGTCGACGGACTGGCGGGTCGGCTGGGCGTCGGCGAACGGCACCTGCGACGGCTGTTCCGCCAGCATCTGGGCGCCGCCCCGGTCAGCGTGGCCCAGACCCGCCGGGTGCTGCTGGCCAAGGCGCTGATCCACCAGACCGATCTCAGCATGGCACAGGTGGCGCTGGCCTCCGGCTTCGGCAGCGTGCGGCGGTTCAACGAGACGTTTCAGGCCCTGTATGGCCGTCCGCCCTCGGCGCTGCGGCGGCGCGGCGAGCGGGTGCATGAGGGCGGGGTGCGGCTGAGCCTGTCCTTCCGACCGCCCTATGACTGGGACGCCATGTTCGCAGCCCTGACAGCGCGCGGCGATGCCGTCGAAGGGCGGCGCTGGTCGCGGGTCCTGACGCGGGGTGTGGACGGCGCAGACGGCGCGGTCACGGTCGAGCCGGCGGAGGCGGGGCGGGTCTCGGTCTGCGTCGAGGCGGACGACCTGAAGGCGCTGCCGGGTGTGCTGGCGCGGGTGCGGCGGGTGTTCGACCTGTCGGCGGATCCGGACGCCATCGGGCGCGACCTGTCGGCCGACCCGGCGCTGAGGCCGCTGGTCGCGGCGCGGCCGGGGCTGCGGCTGCCCGGCGAGTGGATCGACGATGGGGACGAGGCGCCCAACGACCGCCTGGACGATGAGATGCTCGCCACCCGCGCCGAAACCTGGCGCCCCTGGCGGGCCTATGGTGCGCTGCATCTGACCCTGGCCGGGATCAGCGGTGCGCGACTGATGGAGAGCGACGATGCGAAACGCGCAGCCTGAGACCCTGACCCTCGACCGGGTCGCCACGCCGGTGGGCGAGGTGCTGCTGGTCACCGATGGCGAGGGTGCCGTGCGGGCGCTGGATTTCGCAGACTATGAAGCCCGGATGACCCGGCTGCTGGCCCGCCATGCCCCGGGCGCGATGGTGGTAGAAGGTCGTGCGCCGGAGCCGGTCCGGACCGCGGTCGAGGGCTATTTCGGCGGCGACGTGCGGGCTCTGGACGGATTGACCGTCGCGACGGGCGGTACGGACTTCCAGCGCACCGTCTGGAAAGCTCTGCGGGCCATACCGGCGGGCGAGACCCGGACCTATGGCCAGCTGGCGGCGGCGATCGGCTCACCCAGGGCGGTGCGGGCCGCGGGACTGGCCAACGGCCAGAACCCCATAGCGGTCATCGTGCCCTGTCACCGGGTGATCGGCGCGAACGGGACGCTGACCGGCTACGCCGGCGGGCTGGCGCGCAAGCGCTGGCTGCTGGCCCATGAGGGTGTCGCGGTCTGACGGCTCAGAATTTGTAGTTCAGGCCCACCTGGATGATCGGGAACAGGCCGTAGCCCTCGACATCGTCAGTGATGTTCCGGCTCTCGTCGCGCAGCCGGGCCTGGAAGGTCGGATCGTTGGACAGGCTGCCGCCGGTCGAGGTCAGGGCGACTTCGGGCGCATCGCTCCAGGCGACGCCCGCAATGGCGCGAATGCCCCAGCGCCCGCTGCGATAGAAGGTGTCGTCCCAGCCGATACCGATGAAGGGGGCGACGTCCTGCAGTTTGATGGAGCCGCCCAGCGTGCCGATCTGGGCGGGCGAATAGGTCTGGCCGCCGATATTGACCGGTGCCGTGGGCGTGCCGGCCAGGGCGATGTCGCGGTCGCCCAGATAGGCCCCGCCGGAGATCAGCAGACCATTGGCCAGCGGGTGCATGTCGATGAAGGCACCGACCGTGTCGAAGGTCAGATCAGCATTGTAGTCGACGTCATCGTAGCTTTCGTCCGCGCTGTGGGTCAGCCGGTCCGTCGACCCTCTCAAGGTGAAGATCGGTCCCATCTTGACCTGTACCTCAAGGCCGATGCCCGAGGTGCCGACGGCCGCGCCGACCGCGACGCCGGGCTCCGACGATTGCGCCATCGCCGATCCGGCGGACAGAAGGACGGCGGCGACCGCGACGGGGATCAGGCGCATGGGACTCTCCGGTGAAGCGTCCGTTGCATCCTGTTCCGGTTAAGATCGTGTTTCCCATGTTCGGGGCGGCTGTCGCGTGAGGTCTTGACCAGACCGGGTTTGCTGTCGTCATCTGGCGTCGGGATGCTGGGGAGCAAATCCATGAAATCGACGCTGTTTGCGGCGCTGTGCGCTGTCCTCTGTGCGGGGCCGACCCTCGCGGTCGCTCAGGACGAGGACGACTGGGAATTCCAGCACGAGCCCAGTCTGAACCAGACGGTCGCCGCCGTCCGCTATGACGCGGGCGTGGCCATTATCGTCCAGTGCCGGGATCGCGCGCTTTCGGCTGCCCTGATCGGGATGCCGGCGGGCGTGGGCGGCATCGAGGTGCAGGCGCGGCGCGGAGACGGTCGCACCGATGTCCAGACCTGGGTCCCCGGACCGCAGCCGGGCATCCTGATGAGCACCGTGCCCGCGCGGGACATCCGCTTCATGCGCGGCGGTGGCCTGTATTCGATCCGCACAGCGGACGGAGCGTCGCGGGCCCTGCGCACGAATTTTGACCTCCCGACGCAGTCGGCGAACCTCGACCGGGTTCTTTCTGCGTGCGGCTGGGGTCTGACAGACGACCGGGACCAGCTGGCGCGGGCGGGACGAGCCGAGGTCAGCTTCCGCGATCCCGATGCGCCGCCGCCGCGCGAACGGCCGCGTGGGCGCGGGGCCCGGGCGGGCCTGCCGGAGGCCCCGACGCCCGCGGGGCCGCCTGTGCAGCAACTGCCCGTGGCGGAGCTCCAGATCAGCTGCGTGCTCCAGGACCTGAAGCTGACCGGCTGCCGGTTCGACCTGCCGGCCGCGGCCACGGCACCCGATGCCGTGCGTACGCTGCGCCGGGTGGAAGGCGGGCAGATGTACGCCCTGGAAGGGGCGACCCCGGACGGGAAGGTGGTGTTTACAACCATCCCTTCCACCACAATCATCGACTATCTCGTCACCATTCCGGCTCGCTAGCCGTCCTCCTCAGGGTGGCGATCCGGACTTGCATTTCTCCGCCATCCGCCTAGATTGTCCCTGCTTATGCTGAAAGTGAGCATAAGTCGGCGACGGTCAGTGTGACCAGTCGCCGTTCTTCGGGCCTCTGATTTGCTCAAATCGAGCAAAAGGGATGCGAAATGGCAGACGGTGCGTTCGGAATGACTGAGGCACTGGCGCGGGAAACCGCCCCGGTCTGGGCCAAGGTCAAGGACCATGTGACGCCCATGGAGTGGCCGGCGCAGGCGGCGCTGATCAGCGAGATCAATGCGCTGAAGAAGAGCCGCGACGCCGTCATTCTGGCGCACAACTATATGACGCCCGAGATCTTCCACGGGGTCGGCGACTATGTCGGCGACAGCCTTGGCCTGGCCAAGGAGGCCGCGCGGTCCAAGGCGAAGGTGATCGTCCAGGCCGGCGTGCATTTCATGGCCGAAACCTCGAAGATCCTGAGCCCCGAAAAGACGGTGCTGATCCCCGACTTGCGCGCCGGCTGCTCACTCGCGGCATCGATCACGGGCGCGGACGTGCGGCTGATCAAGCAGCGCTACCCGGGCCTGCCGGTGGTCACCTATGTGAACACCACGGCCGATGTGAAGGCCGAGACCGACATCTGCTGCACCAGCGCCAACGCCGTGCAGGTGGTCGAGTGGGCGGCGAAGGAATGGGGCGTCGACCGCGTCATCCTGATCCCCGACGAGTTCCTGGCCCGCAACGTCGCGGCCCAGACCAACATCGGCATCATCGCCTGGAAGGGCCGCTGCGAGGTGCATGAGCGCTTCACCGCCGCCGACATCGCCGAGATGCGCGAGGCCTATCCCGGCGCGGAAATCCTCGCCCATCCGGAGTGCCCCGAGGACGTGCTGTCGGCGGCCGATTTCGCCGGCTCGACGGCGGCGATGACCGACTACATCACCAGCCGCAAGCCGAAGCAGGTGGTGCTGATCACCGAATGCTCCATGGCCGCCAACATCCAGGGCGATGTGCCCGAGGTCAGCTTCATCGGCCCCTGCAACATGTGCCCGCACATGAAGCGGATCACGCTGGAGAATATCCGCGACTGCCTGCTGAACATGCAGTTCGAGGTCACGGTGCCCGAGGATATTGGCGAACGGGCCCGGCTGGCCGTGCAGCGGATGGTGGACCTGCCGCCGCCGGTGGTCCCCGCGCGCTACGACATGATCAAGGCGCGGCACCATGTGGCGGTGGAGCTGATCTGATGCACTACGTTCCGCCCGTCCGCGCGGTGGCGACGATCGACAAGCGCAGCCTGCGGCTTCTCGCCCTGCTGGCCTTGTGGCTGCGGTCAGAAAAGGCCACGTCGTCGCGATGACAGACAGCCAGACCCCCCGCCCCGGTCCCTGGGACCCCAAGCCCGAAGCGGCAGCCCCCGCACGGGAAGCGGCTGTGGCCGATCGGGGTCCGCCCCGCAGCGCCGAGCCGCCGCTCGACAAGGGTCAGCACCCGGTCTGGGCCGTAGTCTCGACCCTGCTCCTGGGCGGCTTTATCTGGTGGGTCAGCGGCAGCTGGGTGATCGCGGTCGCGGCCATCTGGGGCCTGCTGGTGCACGAATACGGCCATGTGCTGGCGATGAACCGGCTCGGGATGGGGCCGGCGAAGATCTACATCATCCCCTTCCTCGGCGGCGTGGCGAAGAGCCAGCGCCTGCCGAAGAGCGAATGGGACGGCGTGCTGGTCTCCCTGGCCGGGCCCGGGTTCGGCCTGCTGGCCGCCATTCCCTTCTTCGCCGGCTACATCGCCATGGGTCACGCCGAGTGGCTTCTGGGCGCGGCGGTCATCGCCGCGATCAACCTGGTCAATCTCGCGCCCGCCCCGCCGCTGGACGGCTCCAAGGCGCTGGGT includes:
- a CDS encoding peptidase M50; translated protein: MADRGPPRSAEPPLDKGQHPVWAVVSTLLLGGFIWWVSGSWVIAVAAIWGLLVHEYGHVLAMNRLGMGPAKIYIIPFLGGVAKSQRLPKSEWDGVLVSLAGPGFGLLAAIPFFAGYIAMGHAEWLLGAAVIAAINLVNLAPAPPLDGSKALGPVLARIHPNVERGAMLLIGALVVFWGITTGRFILAAFLAIALIGHLRRGAWRPDGRPLTGREAAQSVGLFLAAAAACAGVGLAALMPLAGGSLPGALEIAGSYLGFGG
- a CDS encoding methylated-DNA--[protein]-cysteine S-methyltransferase, with the translated sequence MRNAQPETLTLDRVATPVGEVLLVTDGEGAVRALDFADYEARMTRLLARHAPGAMVVEGRAPEPVRTAVEGYFGGDVRALDGLTVATGGTDFQRTVWKALRAIPAGETRTYGQLAAAIGSPRAVRAAGLANGQNPIAVIVPCHRVIGANGTLTGYAGGLARKRWLLAHEGVAV
- a CDS encoding Ada metal-binding domain-containing protein encodes the protein MENAGELDQEACYRAVLTRDARFDGRFFGCVKTTGIYCRPVCPARTPKRENMFFVVSAAAAEEAGFRACLRCRPETAPDMGAWRGTSNTVSRALALIEAGALDEDDVDGLAGRLGVGERHLRRLFRQHLGAAPVSVAQTRRVLLAKALIHQTDLSMAQVALASGFGSVRRFNETFQALYGRPPSALRRRGERVHEGGVRLSLSFRPPYDWDAMFAALTARGDAVEGRRWSRVLTRGVDGADGAVTVEPAEAGRVSVCVEADDLKALPGVLARVRRVFDLSADPDAIGRDLSADPALRPLVAARPGLRLPGEWIDDGDEAPNDRLDDEMLATRAETWRPWRAYGALHLTLAGISGARLMESDDAKRAA
- the nadA gene encoding quinolinate synthase NadA; the encoded protein is MADGAFGMTEALARETAPVWAKVKDHVTPMEWPAQAALISEINALKKSRDAVILAHNYMTPEIFHGVGDYVGDSLGLAKEAARSKAKVIVQAGVHFMAETSKILSPEKTVLIPDLRAGCSLAASITGADVRLIKQRYPGLPVVTYVNTTADVKAETDICCTSANAVQVVEWAAKEWGVDRVILIPDEFLARNVAAQTNIGIIAWKGRCEVHERFTAADIAEMREAYPGAEILAHPECPEDVLSAADFAGSTAAMTDYITSRKPKQVVLITECSMAANIQGDVPEVSFIGPCNMCPHMKRITLENIRDCLLNMQFEVTVPEDIGERARLAVQRMVDLPPPVVPARYDMIKARHHVAVELI